In Drechmeria coniospora strain ARSEF 6962 chromosome 03, whole genome shotgun sequence, the DNA window TGGAGCGTGATGGGTTCAGGTGTACTGGTAACTCTTGGTCGACAATGTGCTTGGAATCATTCGTGCAGGCGGAGCCATTGAATGCAGGAAATATATGCTTCTCCGCAGAGATTCTCCCGTGACCTTGCATGGCATCCGTCGGCCGCGGTTGTCGGTTGTTCGGTAACGGGCGCTTCGAAGGGTTCATACAAGTTTGCGAACTTGCACCCAGTTTCTCGCCGAGGGTCCTGGTAAGGTAGGAGTGGGTGCATTGTCGCACAAGCCGCTTGCAGTATTGTGTTGAGATGGGTTTGCCTCTCTGGTGCGTTGCAGCTGGGTCGCGGCCAAAGCCAGACCCTCGTTCAGAGGACGCCTTCCTCCGAATGATGTTGTCTGCCGGCACAAGATCATTTATGGACGCACATATGGTGCACTTGAACACCTTGAGCTCCTTGGGCCATCTGACAAGCGATGAGCAAGTCATGCAGTTGCCCATTGCAAAGTCCTTGCTTCCCGGGGGTCGTCGTTGAGTGGGTTTCTTGGAGCTTGCTTCGGCCATGGTGCCGACATCATAGACGCTGACATCGGGAGGGTCTCTACCGTTAGAGTCCTgtttcttcttcttgctgCTGAAGAACGACGGGAACGGGTTGCTCATGGGTCGCGTGTGCGGCGGCCAGGAACCGCCCGGTTGAAGGGTGTGGTTTTCAGGCTCTTCCGAGCTCGTGTCGGCATGCACGTCGGAGCTGGGAGAGCCGAGGCGTCAGACAAGCGATATGGTATTCGCGAAGGCTTCGTGATCAAGTGGTGGACAGAATCCTGCTTCGGCGGTTGTATCTCATGTCGAGACAGCTAGTTGGTCATTTTCTTGGGGGTTTGGAGGATGGGCTTGGGGTTGGGTTGCGGGATGCTCCTGCTATCGACGACTGTGAACCTGTATCTAGGCAGGGACTGGGGACTGGGGACGAAAGGGGGCGAGACGGGACCGTCGTGATTTCTCGTGCGATTGGAATCGTGGAAGACTGCCTTCGGGAAAAAGGTTGGTGGATTGACCAGCGAGGTCGGTCCCCTGTTCAAGAGTCCACCACACcaggtcggcggcagcgacatGAATCGTCGGCCGTTTCCTCAGAATTGGCCGTGCTTGCACGAAAGACTGGGGCCAAGGCAACTGCGGAACAAGAACAACATGAAGCACGTTGCACTTGGCTTTCAAATGACCAAGCGGCAGGCAAGTATGTGCATTGTGGCAGTATGCCTTGTCGAGCTGGCTCGCagagcggcgtcgtcgctaCTAAGGCAGGTTAGGTAGCTTGACCACCTCGCTCAGTTGGGATGGGATTGttggttgtacttacaggtacCTACTCCCTACAGCACTAATATctggtactaggtactaaggtaaggaAGGAAAGTataattacctacttacagtattgtacatgtacagtacagtaacaAGTtgtccgtacatgtactccgtagcaccAGTATTTAACTTCCAAGCacgttgtactgtacggagtacagagtactaggtaggtactaaggttAATACTAaatagttgtaagtactccccgtacttgtactgtacctcgggcctacaagtacagggtACCCCCCTACACGTAGGTAATACTTACAACGTAGGTGTCCAAAACAAGCATGCACAAACACGGAgttaagtacagtaagtacgtgtgtgtactgtacgcctgCCGTACGCCTGCGACAAGTACACCTATTACTTACAAGGTGCTCCCTATTAtgttacagtacgtactaggtacttagtaggCAATCAATAGTgcagtactcggtacggagtgctctgTTCTAATACTACAGAGTGTAAGGGGAGTGAATTGGATGTAGAACCTCCCGCAAGTACCACCCGAGACAGAGACAACAGGATTAGCCAGGCCAGTGACCAAAAATTAATCCGGTAATAGGTTCAACCAGGGGTGCCTAGGAGGAGTTTCTCATGCAGACGTcttcgtgctcgtgctcgtacgacGTGTCGATATTTTCTACATGCTTCCCCGTACATTTGCAGCACTTCTCGTTCATGCGCCAAGGACTTGACTGACCTGGCAGAGGGATCCATCATACGAGATGGTATTAGCCTCAGAGACCGCAAAAGCATATGTAAATGGACCAGAGCAGATTGTCTCGAACATTTACGGGCACCGACCGGGCATGTTGTAGGTGCAATTgaacacgtactgtacgcctcGTCATTGGTCCTTACACATAATTTGCCTTGCTATTAGTGGCACGTCCAATTTTGTTGCCCCGTGAAATTAGATAAACACATCAAACAACGAGCTACCCTGCATCGTCGGATCACTTGTCATTCTCGGTTTGTGCTTTTTGTCTCGTGCACAATGGCTGAATGGTAAGATTCGATACTTTCAATCTTGATTCTAAGGGATTCTGCCCAACGGTGCTTTCCCAAAGACTTTTCCGAAACGGAACAGTTTAAACATCGACTCCGAGCAGGTTCTTGTGACACGCCATCAAACTCTAACCTAACACCTGCATGAACTCCGGCTTCACGGCCAGAAGCAAGTCGAAGTATTGGGCAGTCTCGTGACTCCAAGCACCCGCGTCCTCAGACTCAGCGCAGACCCCAACTAGCTTGATCATCGAAGTTGGTGCAGCTCCTGCTCGAAGCTTTCCTCGCAATATGCAATCGGACGTGCCTTGAGCGATCTGCAAGGAGCCCCGTAGCAATGCCATTATCTCTTCACCCTCGTTCCGAAGCTCGAATATAGTTGTTCCATGCTCCAGCTCGACCGGACCAGGGTTCTCAATCATGATCAACACCATGATGTCGTCTCCTCTGCGGTCCACCCAGGCAATTTTGGCTTTGGGACCGCCCATGCCCTTGATCGGAATATCGAGGCAGAAGTTGCAGCAGACCTTGATGTTTAGTGTAGTGGCTGTGCATTGACCGTTCTCCAGCCGTATGCTGGTAGCTTCATCGGCTATGACACTCTGCAAGAATGCCTTGAAGTGGGTTTTGTCGAGAATTCGAACCTTTTGTTGCTGAATCGTGAACTTGGCGCCCCGGGTGCTTGTCTTGATCTCGGGAAGGTGCATCATTGCAACACGGTGCCCGTTGAACATGACATCTACGACCATGGGGCTGATGGTGCTGCTCACTAGACCCGTCTTGGTGAGTTGGACATCGGTCGTAACGACACAGGAGCTGTCTTGGCCATTAGCTTCCCATGACGGCTCGATGCGTGATGCTTACTCTGTCGCAGGACCCGTGATTTTCATGCGAGTCATCTCCCGCCGCGATCGGTTTAAAAGATATTGGACAAAGGTTTTAGCAATGCCGGACCGCCGAGGAGAATCCATGATATCCGGCACGTGATGCTGCAATTGTTCAAGGTGTGCAAAGGCTTGGACGAACATTGGACTGCCGATGAGCACGCTGGCATCAACATGTGTGGCATGAACTGGCGATAGTCGAGTTGCGCCTTCCGTTGAATGCTTGAGCCATGACGATCCATACAATGGCAACCGAACACCAAGGAACAAGATGTTCCAACCAGATCTGATTATACCATGTCCCCTCTGGACCTGATGGCACAATCCAACGCAAGCTTCCAAGACGGGCATGCGGGCGATAGTAATGAATGGCGACCAATCTCTGTCGGAGGCTTTGGAGCCTAAGTCAGCACGGGGTTTGTACTCATATGCGCGACGGTTCTCCGATGCTTGATTGCCCACTCAAACACAAGGGCAGCCTTGTTGCACTCGTTCCCTTGATTCTCCGAAGCGCTTCGTCAAAATCTTCAAGCTTAGAGGTGTACTGGCCATCAGTTGGCTAGCCAGATGGCAGCCTCTTGGACTCTTCATTTGAATCCATTCGGCGGACTTTTCGTTCAACCCCAATCTAACCATGTATTCAAAGGAAATATGGAGGCGTCGCACTCTGGGCGGCTCGTATGATTAACTGGAAAGCGACCCGACCCGATGTCTTAATCAGCTGCGAACGAGTGCGAACAGCATTGGCAATATTGTTAGCAAGGAAACCCGCCGTAATAAAATctgttgtacggagcaccaacACGACAAGCCTCCGAGACACAGCGGAGGAAGACGGCTGGCTGCGATGGACCCCGCCAAGCGTACATAGGATGTCCGGAGTGATGGGTCGGACCATGTCCACTGCTCACAGCGCTACGGAATGTCACGTCGTGCACCTGGGTCTTGCTGGGGAGTTGTACGGCCACGTCGACCTCCCAGTACGGAGATGGAAGGCGCTCGAGTGGCCCAGATTCCAACACACTCCAATCATGGTACGCCTCGCTATGCAGTCGTGCCGTAGTTGACGAGCTATGAATGACACATCGTAGGTGACTTCGCCCGCGGGTGTCGCACGCACCTGAATATGAATGTCGTTGCTATTGTGTGAGTCAGATTTGCCCAGGCTTTCCATACACACACACCCATGCCTCACCACACTCATTGTCGCATTCGAGACCTCACATGTTCTCGAATAAAGACTCGTTAACGGTAAACATTGACCCGGACGCAAATGATTTCCGAGGATCTATCCTCCAGAACTCCCACGATGTCTCCCACACAGCCGATCTCACGAGCGGACTCGCACGGTAAAGAATTGCCATCCATTTTTAGAATACATGTCGGAACCTTTCGCCATGCATCTCGATCGTGATTGCCCTCCAAGGACATGGATTCGCTTAGGAAGGAGGGGCGCCTCCGCGGGCACGGCCGAAACCACCACGGCTACAATTATTGTCAGTACATCGGCGCAGGGCAGAAGTGTTAAACAGGGTATCGGGGTGGCCTTACAACTGAGGAGCAAACTCGCCGGGAGCACCACCCTCCTTGCCCTCACCAGCATCCCGTCTTCGGTATCCACCCTCACGGTCGCCACGGCCCTCGCGATCGCCACGGCCACGTCCGAAAGGCCTGCGCTCACGCTCACCCTCGCCCAGCATGCCACGGGGAGGAGCATGCGATCGCTGCTGCTTGATGTGGGTGGCAGGAACGATCTCGGCGGGGAGGTGAAGCCATTCGCGGAGGTAGTCGAGGCCCTCGGGGGTCAGGgtgtagtagtagtattgcCACGAGAACTGAGTCTTGACATAGCCGCGCGAGTTGAGCGATTGGCACGCCTTGATGACGAACAGGTTCTTGGTGTCGATATCGGGGTGCTTGGGGAGGTTGAAGTCCTTCTGGGCAACGAGAACACCCTCACGGAAGAGGTACTGGCAGTAATGTCAGTCACCGAACAAACTCCTCCAATTCTTCAAGTCGGCCGGAAATACCTCGTGGATCTTCTTGCGGTCGGCCTTGGGGATCAACATCGTGGCGGTTTGCGTGCTGTGGTCGACGTTGAAGAGAGGCAGATTCGGGCGGCGTGCAAAGGTCTCGAATTGGATAACTTTTGTGGGCGTAAACCCTACGAGAAATTCGACCTGCCGAAGTGGGGTGGCTTGGATAGTTGTGCGCTGTGGCTCAACTCACGTGATCAACTGATATAGTGACGCAAGCCAATCTAGCGTGTGGCTGAGGTCTGCCCCATATAATGTCACTCTGTTTCAGTTGCAAGTCGCTGCAATCCATTCTTGTACATCCATCCTTCCACTCGTACCACTCCATCATCGATCACAACTCACGCGTCGATAGGCCATTTGCAGCCTTCAAATAATCATGCGCCGCTCAAAAATCAATGTGCTCGTCTCTACATTTGGTGGACTCGGGGTTCCACCTACCCTTAATATACCCGtttcggcctcgacgactgTGTCCCAGCTTCGAGATGAGCTCAACGAAAAACTCCCTATAACGAACACAAGGCTCATCCTTTCGACGCTCTGCAATATCCAGCTACCTCAAAAATCGCAGACTTCCTTGGCGAAATATCTACCCGCCAGTGATGATGATTTTCTATCCCTGCGGCTTTCCATCCCCGTGTGCGGTGGCAAGGGCGGGTTCGGATCACAATTGCGGGCAGCTGGTGGCCGCATGTCGTCACGGAAGAAGAAGAACCAAGATGACCATGCTTCCAGCCGCAATCTAGACGGCCGAAGGTTGCGCACGGTGACTGAGGCAAAAGCCCTGGCAGAATACCTTGCAATAAAACCCGATATGGaaaaaaaggaaaaagaCAGACGACGACAAAGATGGGAGCAGATTGTTCAAGTGTCTGAAACAAAAGAAGCCGAAATAAGGGATGGTACTAAAGGCCGACTTGACGGTAAATGGGTTGAAGATAAAGAGGAAGCCAACGAGAAGACACGAGAGGCGGTATTGGCCGTCATGAAGTCCGGGCACTACACCGACAATCTCACCAGCACATCCCACGGTTCTGCATCCAGCAGTCAGAGCAAAAACCCCTCTGGTACTGATAACGGCGAATCCAGCTCGAATGCAAGCTCTAAGGAGTCCTCGCCTCGAACGAGAATGGAGGACGTGGGCAAGAGTAGGACGAGAACATTCTTCGGGTTCGATGAAGATGATGAGTTTATGAGCTCGGAAGATGAACAAGGCTGAAGCAAAGGCTGAACATATGGACGGTACTTGAATTCTACGAGCTTGGCCTCCATCGAGTTTCGCCTCGGTGAAGGAGCCTTGAAATTCCTGATTTTGACGGCTTCATTTTGGGATTGGTTAAGTGGAGCATTTGTTACAACGATTATGATACCAGTGGAATTGATGGAATGGACTGCGGCTTGCGAAGCAGATTGCAAGACGAGTACAAGATTTTGCAATTGTGCACTGATTAACCTATCCATTTGCCCAATGACCAATATTAGCTGTTGATCCGCTCCTGGATCAGAATGCAGTACATTCGCAGCAAAAGCTATGAACCCTGCATCCGTCGGTACTCGTCCCACAATGTTCTAATTCTTCACAATCCAAAACTTAGGCATCCAGCTTCACGGGGAAGTTCCCGGCTTCTGTAGTAGATAAATTAGTGACATTGATACAAGGATGCTCAAAAGCGTAAACCAACCTCGCTGCTCGTCCCATCGCTGATACCAACCAGATGGGCACAGCGAACGGTAGGCGAGCCAGAACTGCAGTACGGTTGTGTTAGTGCTCCTTCCAAGACCAGTAGATGATCGGTATACGCCATACCTGGCGGCAAGGTGCAAAATCCTCTCCCTTGGCGAGAATGCACTTGTAGTAGTCGACATAGTTCTGCCAGCAATGCTTGGTCTGGTTCTGATTCGGAAAGCGAGCGTCGGTGCCTGGGTGGAACGAGAAAGCAATCAGTATCTCGAGGGATCCTCAGAGGCAATTGGCCTCGTCGCAGTGTAAGTCTTGGTCGGGCGGTGACGAATGAGCTTACCGGCTGCGATATTGTTAGCCACTGGCCTGATCACGACGATTTTTGGGAGGAGTAATCACGTACCAGTCACGAACTTGAAGGGCTTGGTGACGAGGTCCTGACCATCTTCTTCAGCCATTGTGATTGATTTCGGGAATACCGTGCAGGAGCTTCGGGGAACGATTGCAGAAGGGGGCTGATTGGAAGCTTGATGCGATTGTCGAGGTTGATGGGTGTGTTGATCCTTGAATCAGATGTTCCAGGGTTGCCGACAAGGTGTTCTGCCTGAGGTTGCAGAATTCTGAACCAATTACAGCAGGCTTTAAGCTCGGAAGTGGGTCGAGGACATGAGGTAGCTCCACCATCAGATGTTCGGAACCGTCACATCGTCAGGGAGACATTTTCCAATCGAATCGCCGCCATTGCTAAGCGCCCATTCAGAAACTCCCCTCTCTCGCACGATGCGTTCTACTGCCGCTCTCAGGATGATCCAGCCTTCGGCTCGGATGATG includes these proteins:
- a CDS encoding plectin/S10 domain-containing protein, whose protein sequence is MLIPKADRKKIHEYLFREGVLVAQKDFNLPKHPDIDTKNLFVIKACQSLNSRGYVKTQFSWQYYYYTLTPEGLDYLREWLHLPAEIVPATHIKQQRSHAPPRGMLGEGERERRPFGRGRGDREGRGDREGGYRRRDAGEGKEGGAPGEFAPQFRGGFGRARGGAPPS